The DNA window GCGCCCAACCGCCAGTTCTTGTGCGGATTCCTCGGTGAATACAGCACCGGCAGCTGCTGGCCAATCGTCGGCCAGTGGTCGACGTCCATCACCATGCGTTGATAAACGGCCCATTCGCTGGTCTGTGGACCTAGTCTGCCGAAGCTATTGACCATCGGACCGTTGATGACACCGGCGATGGTGACGTATTGCTCGCCGCTAGCGTCCGGCCGCGGGCTGACACCGGTCACCAGTAGCGTGCCGCTCGCCACCTGACCGCGCGCGCGCCACCGTGGCGCGAACCGGCCGAGGACCATCGCCGCAAGGACGATGACCAGGAACAACAGCGGACCGAAGTTCCACCACACCACCCGGCCATGGTATCGAGCCGTGATAGGGCTGCGGCCCCCACCACCGCCTCGTGCAACCCCGAGGCTGGACCATTCGCAAAAAACACCAAAGGCGACACCGAATGGATCCCACCCCCACACCTCGACCGCGCCCAACCCCGCACCAACATCTACTGGCACCCCGAAAAACTCCTGCGCGCAGACGGCGACGGGGATGAGGACAGTGGTGCGGCCTGAGCGTTATACGCCGATCGTGCTGTACGTGGGCATCTCGTCGCCGAAGTTGATCCCCATGTCGCGGGCGGTCAGCAGCGAGTCGCAGTCGAGCGGGACCCTCTTCTGCCGGCGGGTGGCCTCGGCGATCGGCACGTAGTCGACCGTCGGTGGGTTCAGCGCCACCATCACGCCGCGCTGGCCTTCCTCGAGGGCACGCACGGCGGCCGCCCCGAAACGCAGGCCGAGCAGGCGGTCGAACGAGGTGGGCGATCCGCCCCGCAGCAGGTGGCCGAGCACGACGGTGCGCGCTTCCCGCCCGGTCATCCGCTGCAGTTCGGCGGCCACTTTGGTGCCGATGCCGCCGAGCCGTTCGGCCTGCCCCCGCGACTTGCCCAGGATCGACACCTCCCCGCCGGCCGGCCGGGCGCCCTCGGCGACGCAGACGATGGAGAACTTCGCGCCGTGCCGCTCGCGGTCGGCGATCAACGCCGCCACCGGTTCGAGACTGAACGGGATCTCGGGAATGAGGATCGCGTGCACCCCCGACGCCATGCCGGCGTTCAACGCGATCCATCCCGCGTAGCGGCCCATCACCTCCACCACGATGATCCGGCCATGCGAGGTGGCGGTGGTGAACAGCCGGTCGATGCACTGCGACGCGAAGTCCACGGCGGAGTCGAAGCCGAATGTCGTCGTCGTCTTGTCCAGGTCGTTGTCGATGGTCTTGGGCACGCCGACCAGGCGCAGCCCGGCCTCGTGCAGGTGGTGGCCGATCGCCATCGTGCCGTCGCCGCCGACGGTGATCAACGCGTCGATCCGGTGCTCCTTGAAGCGTCCGAGCAGCTCCGGCGTGCGGTCCACCTCGGTCCAAGCACCGCCCTGTTGCACCGGATAGGCGGTCGGGTTCCCGCGATTGGTGGTGCCGAGGATCGTGCCGCCCTGGTGGATGATGCCGCGCACCCGGTCGCGGGTCAGCTCGATCAACCCGCCCTCGGAACCGTCGCCGCGATAGTCGTCCGGGGAAAGCAATCCGTTGAAGCCGTCGCGGATCCCGACGACCTCCCAGCCGCGGTTGCGGGCGGCCAGCGTGGCCGCGTGGATCACCGCGTTGAGTCCCGGCGCGTCGCCGCCGCCGGTGCTCAGGGCGATCCGCTCGATGCCTTCCATCACGCGCGGCCCGGCGGCTGACGGTAGAGCGCGGCACCGGCGGTGACCCCGGCGCCCGCGGCGACGAACAGGACCCGCGCGCCCGCCGCGAGCCGCCCGGCCTGCCCCTCGAACGCGGCGGCCAACGCCGCGGTGTGCATGCGCTCGTCGTCGGCGACGGCGATGCGCTCCTCCGGAAACCCGAGCCGCTCGCCCAGCGCGGCGCGAAACCCGGGCCGCGGCGGTGCGGCGACGATCAGGTCGACGTCCGCCGGCTCCACCGATGCGGCGTCCAGGCACCGGCGCGCCGCCCGGGCCGCGACGGTGGCGAACTCCTCGTCCATCCCCGGCGACTGACCGAACCGGAGCACGTTGCGGGCATCGGCGAAACCCACTGTTGCGGAGAATGTTCCGTCGTCCTCCGCCGAATTCACCCACGACACGCGGCCCAGGCCGTAGTCGTCGTCGGACCAGCCGCACAACACCGCCGCCCCGGCCGCGGAGAACGGGAAGTGCTCGCTGAGGCCGTGACCCGGGTCGGCGTCGCTGGCCACGACGATCGCGTGGCGGATGCTGCGCGCCCGCAGGAACCCGTCGACGATCTGCAGCGCGGTGAGCACTCCGCAGGCCCCGTTGGCGATGTCGAAGGAGAACGTGCCGTGCCCGCCGGCGTGCGGCTCCTCGGGGTTGGCCCCGATGTCGTCCTGGATCAGCGCCGCCAGCGCCGGTTCGCCCAGGTTGCGGTCGCGGTAGATCCCCGCGTTGACCACCAGGTCCAGCTCGGCCGCGTCGCAGCCCGCCCCCTTCAGGCAGTCCTTCGCCGCGGCGACGGCCAGGTGCAGGGCGCTGTGCCGGTGACGCCACCCACCCACGCCCTGGGGGCAGGCGATGTCGATGCGTTCAATCGTGGTGCCCATAGCGGCTCACCACCTCCTCGTCCAGGGTCAGCAGGACCACCCCGATCTCCAATCCGGAGGCCAGCGCGATCAACGCGATCGTCTCGCCGGGCGCGACGTGCCCGGCCTCCAATTCCTCGACCAGGGCTACGGTGTGCGTCGTCGACGCCGTGTTGCCGTAGCGGTCGACGGTGATCACCGCGTCGTGGCGGGGCGCGTCGCCGAAGGACTCCGACATCCGCGTCATCCCCTTGCGGATGGCCCGGGCCGACGTCTGATGGGTGATCACATGGTCGACGTCGTGGATCGAAATCCCCGCCGTGTCAAGGACTTCCTGCAGCAGCACCGGGGTGTTGTCCATGGCCGCCCGCTGGATCGCGCGGGAGTCGGTGAACATCCGCGCTCCCGGGTCGTGACCGCGCGGGTAGGCCAGACAGAGCCTGCTGTAGTCGGCGACCGTGGTGAACCCCGCCAGGCTGATGCCGGCCGAACCGGCGGGTGCCCGCTCCAGCACCAGCGCGGCACCGGCGTCACCGAGGGTCAGCGAGGCGAGTTCCTTGCTCATGATGTTGCGGATGTGCCGGGCCGCGTTGTGACCGAGCTGGGAGATGTACTCGCCGCTGACGACGAGGGCGCGCTCGACGATCCCCTGCCGGATCCAGTTGTTGACGATGGTGACCCCGGTGAGCATCCCGGCGCAGGCGTTGGACACGTCGAACGTCATCGCGTGGTGCGCCCCGATCCCGCGGGCCACCGCACTGCTCGTCGAGGGCTCCAGCCATTGGGTCAGACCCCCGCGGAACTTGGTGATGCTGCAGTTGACCACCACGTCGAGCGAGGCCGGGTCCGTCCCCGCGGTGGCGAGCGCGTTGCGCGCCGCCGCGGTGGCCAGCGTGTAGGAGTCCTCGTCGCCGACCGAGACGCGGCGTTCACGGATTCCGGTCAGCCGCTCCAGGTCGATGTGGGTGTGGTGGCGGGTGGTCGCCATCAAATCTTCGGTGGTGAGGTGGGTTTCGGGCAGATGCCGGCCGGCCCCCGCCAGCCGGGTGACGAACCGGGACCCTTCGCCGGGGTCCTCCATTACCAGCCAGTGCCGAGTCATCGGCGCTCCTCTCTCCCGGTCCCGAACGTGAGGACCTCGGTGACCAGACGCCGCTCGGTGCGTTCGGCGCGCCGGCCGTCCGACGGTGCACCCCCGACGCGGACCAGCAGCTGCGGCTGTCCCGCGGTCCCGACGATCTCCGCGATCACGGTGCGGCTCGCCGGGACCTCGGTCAGGTGGGTCACCGTGCAGGTGGCCAGGCCGGTCACGGTGCACTCGATCAACACCGCCGAGAGCGCTTCGCCGCAGCGCAACACCTCGGGGCGGTCGTCGCCGTGGGGGGTGGACAGCACCACGATTTTCGAGCGGTCGTGGTCGACCGCGGCGCGGCGCCCGGAAGCGCCCGCCGGCGGAAAGGAGCGGGCGACGTCGACGCGGTCGGCGTCGGAAGCGGACACCAGCACGCTTTCGGGAACATGCGTGGCGTCTGATTCGAATGGCGATGTCCACCAGCGCAATTCGGACACATAGGTGGTGTCGTAACGGCGCAGCGTCTCCTCGAGCGCGGACTCCTCGGCCAACCGGGGGCGCTGCTCGTCGGCCACCACGTCCAGCAGCACGTCGTAGGGTGCCACCGTGCGGCACAGCGCGGCATGCACGGCCGGCCAGCGGGGCGGCGGGTCGAACGGCAGCCGGTCGGTGCGGCGCCGCAGGATCGCGTCCGCCCGCAACCGGTCCGCCCGGGTCACCGTGTCCATCGGGCGGAACCGCACGGCGGCGAGGTGGTCGGGCTCGCCCGGCTCGGGGAGCCGTTCGGTGTCGGCGGCCCAACCGGCGGCGGCCATGGCCACCCGCAGGTGGTCGAGTACCGCGCCACAGCTCAATATCAGCTCCCGGCCGGTGCGGTCGGTCCCCGGCATCGACTGCCGGGGATCGGCCCACAGGTGCAGCGTCGAGTCCTCGACGACCCACCGCCAGGGCTGGCTGTTGTGCAGCGACGGTGCGCGACACGCAAGCGTCACTGCGTCGCGAATCGCCTCGGGCGTAAGCCCTTCCGCGGGCCCTTTCACTCCCATGCCATCACCCCGGGCGTCGTCGGAGCGTTGTCTGCTGCCAGATGCCGAGGGCCTGCGCCAGCACCTGCTCGACGGGGCGGGAGGTGTCGATGCGGTGCGCGTCGTCCCAGCCGGAATCGTGCGCGGCCAGTGCCGCGGCGATCTCCGGGGTCACCTCCGAGTTGCCCGGCCGCCGGGTCGTGATCCGGTCGGCCGCCAGGCCGGTCGTCGACGAGCACATGAGTTCGACCATTGCCGAATGCGTTTCGTCGGCAAGACGGTACGCCTGCGCACGCATCCGCGGGTCACGCCACGTGCCGTCCAGGATCACCGACCGGCCGTTGCCCAGCGACTCCCGGGCCCGCCGCAGGACCACGTTGTAAACCGTCGCGACGTTCTCCGGGCTGTACAGTCCGATGTCCAGGACGCCGGAATCGCCGGCGATGACGTCAGCCTCGCGCAGTTGGCGCCGGACGTCGTCGGTCGAGATCACCTGAGCTCCGAAGGCTTCTGAAAGCCCTTGCGCCAGAGTGGACTTGCCGGTGCCCGGGTTGCCGCCGACGAGCGCCAGCCGCACGGTGCCGTTGCGCAGGTGCCGGCCCGCGATGTCCAGGTGGCGGGCGGCGTCGTCGGCGGCCCCCGGTTTGCCCTGGGTGAACCGCAGGCATTCGACCTTCGCGCGGACGACGGCGCGGTAGGCGACGTAGAAGTCCCGAAGCTCCGCCGGCGCGGTGTCCGCCGCGTGCTCGGCGTAGCGGTCCAGGAAGTAGGCCCCGAGGTCGTCGCGGCCGAGGAAGTCCAGATCCATTGCGAGGAAGGCGGCGTCGTCGATGCAGTCGACGTAGCGCAGTTCGTCGTCGAACTCGAGGCAGTCCAGCAGCGCCGGCCGCCCGCCCGCGTAGAAGATGTCGTCGGCGAGCAGGTCGCCGTGCCCGTCGACGATGCGCCCCGCCGCGACGCGGCCGGCGAACAGGGGCCCGCGCCCCGCCAAGAATTCCTCGGCGAGGTGCCGCAGCCGCGCCACCTCCCCGGCCGCGACGCCGGGAACCGGCAACCCCGCGTAGCGGTCGAGTTCCGTCAGGTTCTCGGCCCAGCGCCGCCCGATCGCCCCGGCATCGCCCTGGGCGTCGATCAGCGGGCCGCGCTCGGCAATGGCGTGGAATCCGGCCAGGGTCGCGGCGACGGCGTCCAGCACGCCGCGGACGGCGTCGTCCGGGCCGCGGGTCACCAGCGACGCCAGCCGGTCCTCGTCGCGGTAGCGGCGCATGACGACGACCGGTTCCGCCGGCCCGCCGGCGGGGTCGCTGAGGTGGGCGACGCCGAGATAACTCTGCGGCGACAGGCGGCTGTTCAACTCGACCTCCCGGGCGCAGGCGCGCTCGCGCCGCTCCGGCGTCCGGAAGTCGAGGAAGTCGGTCAGGACCGGCTTCTTGGCCTTGAAGGCGCGGTCACCGGCCAGCACAACCACACCCGTGTGGGTCTCCCGCACCTCGACGTAGGGCATCGCGGTCGTCATCGCCGGCGCGGCAGTGGTCGCCGTATCCATGGGCTCAGCGCGGCCGCGCGACGATCACCGGCATGCGGACCGAGTGCAGGACGGCGTTGCTGACCGACCCCAGCAGCATGCCGGTCAGCCCGCCCCGGCCGTGGCTGCCCACGACGACCAGCTGAGCGCCCTCCGCCTTCTCGATCAACTGCCTTGCCGGACGGTCACATTCGACGAGCCGATGCACCGTGACATCGGGGTAGCACTCCTGCCACCCCGCCAGCCGTTCGGCGAGGCTGAGCTCGGCCTCCTCCTTGACCGTCGCCCAGTCCATCCCCGGCAGTTCGTACACCTGGACGTCGCTCCACGCGTGCAGGGCCTGCAGGTCCACGCCGCGCCGGGACGCTTCGTCGAAGGCGATCGTCACGGCGAGCTCCGAGGCCGGCGAACCGTCGACGCCCACCAGCACCGGGGCCTGCGCGGGATGGGGCATCAGCGGATCCTCGTCGCGTACCACCGCGACCGGGCAGTGCGCGCTGCGCACCACGTTCGAGCTGACCGAGCCCAGCAGCGCCCGCGCCACCGTGCCGCGCCCGTGGCTGCCCACGACCAGCAGTTCCGCGTCTTCGGACATGTCCACCAGCGTAGGCACCGGTGGCGAGCACCTGAGCTCGCTGGACACGGCGACCTTGCGGTCGGTGGGCACGGCGTCCTCGGCGATCTTGACCGCCTGCTCGAGGACCCGACGGCCCTCCCCCTCCTCCCAGGCCGACACACCCGACGACAGCGGGAACTGCGGGTACATCGGCACGGCGGCGTTCACCATGTGCACCACGGTCAGCGGGACGTGCCGCAGTGCCGCCTCACGCGCCGCCCAGCAGACGGCGGCGTTGGACGCGGGCGATCCGTCGACGCCGGCGAGGATCCCGTACCGGTTGGCGGGTCCGGACATGTAGCACTCCCCTCGTTCAGTTGAAAACGCTATGGCGGGAATGGCCGTCGGGCATGAGGCTTTAGTCCTCAACCGCGTGGACAAGGGGCCCCGATCGGCTCGCACGGGTTCGATCGGGCCCCCCGCTGTGGCATCGTCACACCGGTGACCGAATGGCCCGCCACCATCGACCGGCGCTACCACGACGCGGTGATCTTCGACCTCGACTGCATGGTCGCCGAGGGCGGGGCCGGCGCGGTGCAGGTCTGCGATTCCACCGTGCCGCTGCTGCGCCGGCTGCGCGAAGTCGGCGCCGCCACCGCCGTGTGCTCGACCACCCGCGAATGCGCAACGGCGCTGCGCGCCGCCGGCGTCGCCGAACTCGTCGACGTTCTGATCGACGACGACCTCGACGGAAAGCACCGGCCGGCGATACTGACCGACATGGCCGGTCACCTGGGCGTCCGGCCCGTCCGCTGCGTGGTGATCGGGCGCGACGCCGACGGGGTGCGGGCCGGCCGGGACGGCGGCTTCGGCCTGGTCCTCGGCCTGCAGCGTAACGGCCACGCCGATGAACTGCTGGAAGCCGGCGCCGACACCGTCGTCGCCGACCTCGCCGAGATCTCGGTGCGGCGCGGCGGCACGGACATGCCCGCCATCGCCGACGCGCTGCAGGTGTACAACCAGCTCAAGGAACTGGTCGCGACCCGCCGGCCCGCGGTGTTCCTCGACTTCGACGGCACGCTGTCCGAGATCGTCGCGCGGCCGGACGCGGCGACACCGGTCGACGGCGCCGCCGACGCGTTGCGTGCGCTGAGCGCCCAGTGCCCCGTCGCGGTGATCAGCGGCCGGGACCTGGCGGACGTGCGCGGCCGCGTCGGTGTCGACGGATTGTGGTACGCGGGCAGCCACGGCTTCGAGCTGTCCGCACCGGACGGCACCCACCACGAGAACCCCGACGCCGCCGGCGTGGTCGACGCGCTGGCGGACGCGGCCAAGCGGCTGGTGGAGACGCTCGGTGACGTATCCGGGATCATGGTCGAGCACAAGCGTTTTGCCGTGGCGGTCCACTACCGCAATGCCGATCCCGCGGACATCGACCGGATCATCGCGGCGGTCCGCAGCCTCGGCCGGTCCGAAGGTTTCCGGGTCACGTCCGGCCGCAAGGTCGTCGAGCTACGCCCGGACATCGACTGGAACAAGGGCGCGACGCTGGACTGGCTCCTGCAACGAATCGACGGCCACGGCGACGGAATCGACGGTGCCGCCGGCCCCGACGCGGTGTTGCCGATCTACATCGGCGACGACATCACCGACGAGGACGCCTTCGACGCGTTGCAATTCGACGGCGTGGGAATCGTGGTGCGCCATGACGAGAACGGCGATCGCCCGTCGGCGGCGCTGTTCAGCCTCGAAAACCCCTTGGCCGTCTGCGAGTTCCTGCGGCGACTGGCCGCGGATCTGCGGCAGAACGCCGCCACCGAGGCCGACGATCCGTGGCAGCTCGTCTATGAGGGCTACGACCCCGGCGGCGAGCGACTGCGCGAGGCGCTGTGCACCGTCGGCAACGGCTACGTCGCCACCCGCGGTTGCGCTGCGGAGGCGGCCGCGTCCGAATCGCACTATCCGGGCACCTACGCCGCCGGGGTGTACAACCAGTTGGACGACGTGGTTGCCGGCCGCGCGATCGAGAACGAAAGCCTGGTCAACCTGCCCAACTGGCTGGCGCTGACCTTCCGCGTCAACGGCAGCGCGTGGTTTCACATCGACGCCGCCGAGTTGCTCTCCTACCGGCAGACTTTCGACCTGCGGCACGCGACGCTGACGCGCACGCTGCGATTCCGGGACGACGCGGGCCAGATATCCACGCTGACCCAGCAGCGGTTCGCCTCCATGCACGAACCCCACCTGCTCGCCATGCGGACCACACTCGAAGCCGAGAACTGGTCGGGCACGGTGGAATTCCGGTCACTGCTGGACGGAGCCGTGGGCAACACCATGGTCGAGCGCTACCGGTCGTTGTCGAGCATCCACCTGACCGGGGCGGCGATCGACGAGGTCGGCTCAGGTTCGGTGATACTGCGCACCGAAACCTCGCAGTCGCGGATCGCGATCGCGGTGGCCGCGCGCAGCACCGTCTGGAGCGAGGACGGCCTCGCCGACGCGCAGTACACGGCCGTGCGCGAATCAAACCGCGGCGGTCACGACATCCGGGTCGCACTGTCGGCGGGGCAGTCGCTGACGTGCGAGAAGGTCGTGACCATCTTCACCGGCCGGGATGCCGCCATCTCCGAGCCGGCCACCAGCGCCCGGCAGTACCTCGATGCGGCCGGTCGATACGCCGAGCTGCACGAACAGCACGCCCGGGCGTGGGCCCGGCTGTGGGAACAATGCAACATCGGACTGAGCGACAACGTCGTGGCGGTGCGGGTGCTCCGGCTGCACCTGGTGCACCTGCTGCAGACCCTGTCCCCGCACACCGCCGAACTCGACGCCGGAGTGCCGGCCCGCGGGCTGCACGGGGAGGCCTACCGGGGGCACGTCTTCTGGGACTCGCTGTTCGTCTCCCCGGTGCTGAGCGTGCGCCTGCCCAACGTCGCCCGGTCGCTGCTGCAGTACCGTTACCGACGCCTTCCCGAAGCCCGCCGCGCGGCGCGGCGGGCCGGCTATCGCGGCGCGATGATTCCGTGGCAGTCGGGCAGCGACGGGCGTGAGGTGAGCCAGGAGGTGCACCTCAATCCGCAGTCGGGCCGGTGGATTCCCGACGCCAGTGCGCGCGCGCATCACGTGGGCCTGGCCATCGCCTACAACGTGTGGCAGCACTACCAGGTGACCGGTGACCGGCAGTACCTCGTCGACTACGGGGCCGAGATGCTGGTCGAGATCGCGCGGTTCTGGGTCGGTCTGGCGAAATTCGACGACAGCCGCGGCCGCTACACCATCCGGGGGGTCATCGGCCCCGACGAATTCCATTCCGGTTACCCGGGCAAGGAATACGACGGGATAGACAACAACGCCTACACCAACGTGATGGCGGTCTGGGTGATCCTGCGGGCGATGGACGCGCTGGACCTGCTGACGCTGCGGGACCGGCTCGACCTCGTCGCAAAGGTCGGTCTGCGAGCCGAGGAACTCGAGCGGTGGCAACACGTGACCCGGCGCATGTTCGTTCCCTTCCACGACACGGACGACGGCATCGTGATCAGCCAGTTCGAGGGTTATCCAGAACTGGCGGAGCTGGATTGGGACCGCTACCGGCAGCGGTACGGAAACATCCAGCGACTCGACCGCATCCTGGAGGCCGAGGGCGACAGCGTCAACAACTACCAGGCGTCCAAGCAGGCCGACGCGCTGATGCTGCTCTACCTGCTGTCCTCCGACGAGCTGCTGGGCCTGTTCGGCCGGCTCGGCTACCGCTTCGCGCCCGAGCAGATTCCCAAGACGGTGGACTACTACCTGGCGCGCACCTCGGACGGGTCGACGTTGAGCGCCGTGGTGCACGCGTGGGTCCTGGCCCGCGCCAAACGGCACCGGGCCATGAGGTATTTCGTACAGGTACTGAGTTCCGATGTCCTCGACATCCAGGGCGGCACGACCTCGGAGGGAATACACCTGGCCGCGATGGCCGGCAGCATCGACCTGCTGCAACGGTGCTTCACCGGACTGGAAACCCGCGACGACCGGCTGATACTCAACCCGCACTGGCCGGAGCGGTTGGGTCCGATCGAGTTCCCGTTCCTGTATCGCGGCCAGCGGCTGCACCTGCGGATCAGCGGACGCGTGGGCGCGCTGACCTCCGAAGCCAAGAACGCCAGACCGGTCCTGGTCGAATGCCGTGGCCGCGTGCAGCAACTGCTGCCCGGACACCGGCTCGAAGTCCAGTGATCGCGAGCCCGGCGCCGGTGACCATCGCCGGCCGATCGGGGGTCCAACGACCCTGCTGGGCGGGGAGTCCGGCGCATAGTGTCAGGCATCGGCGGCCCGGGGAATCACCCCGGCGCCACCAGATTGGGAGGACGCGATGAACCAGCCGGCACAGCGGATCGTGGTTGGTATCGACGGCTCGGACGCGGCGATCAACGCGGCCAGGTGGGCGCTCACCGAGGCCGTCGGGCGCAACATCGCGCTGCGGCTCGTGCACGCCGTCCCCGACCGGCGGGCCGACGGGGGCACCGCCGACGACGGCCTGGAGGTCGAATACGCCGAAACGTCGCTGCGCGCCGCCGACGCGGCGTTGCAGGCGCTGGGCGAGCCGGTCAAGGTCGAAAGCGACATCGTGCGCGGATCGCCCGAAAGCGCCCTGCTCGACGAGTCGCGGGGCGCGGCGATGGTGTGTGTGGGGTCGGTGGGCATCGGGCGCATCGCCAGCAAGGTCCTCGGCTCGACCGCCGACGCCTTGGCCCGCGGGGCGCCGTGCCCTGTGGCGATCATCCGGTGCGACCGCGACGCCGCCGAACCGGGCCCCGCGCCGGACCCGGGATATGTCGCCGTCGTCGTCGACGACACCCCCGGCAACGACGCGGTGCTCGAACACGGGTTCCGCGAGGCACGGTTGCGCGGGGCGCCGGTGCTGGCGATGGGCGTGTGGCGCTGGGGCCTCGGTGAGATCCCCTACCGCCAGCTCGAACACCGGCTCGGCCCCTGGGTCTCCCGGTACCCCGAGGTGCACGTCATGCCGGCCGCCGCGCGGCGGGGGGCCGCCGAGTTCCTCGCCCACACCCAGGAACCGGTCCGGCTCGCCGTCGTGGGCGCCGACGACGCCGACAAGGTCGCCCGGCTCGTCGGGCCGACGGGGCGCGCGCACGGCCACGCCGTGTGTTCGGTGCTGGTGGTGCGCTGAGGCGGGCCGATCAGACGCCGACGATGGTCAGGAGATGTCCGAGACCCCGGAAGTCAGCGACGTTGCGCGGGTAGAGCGGGAGGTCGATCGCCACGGCGGAGGCGGCGATCGGCAGATCGACGGCGCGGGGCCTCGCCGCGTCGCTGCGAAAAAGTCGAACTCCATTGGCGGAGCGCTCCCGAACGCAGCGACCGCCGCGGCGGCGCTGACGAATCGAGCCCGACGCACCGGCGAAAGCTCACCGACCCGGTCAGCGCACCACGACCACCGGGACCCGTGCCGACTGTGCCACCGCCGAGCTGACCGAACCCAGCAGCATGCCGGGGAATCCCCCGCGCCCACGGCTGCCGAGCACGACCAGTTGGGCGCCTTCGGATTCCTGCAATAGCCAATGGGCGGGCTTGTCGCAGAACAGTTTTCGCTCGACGGCCACGTCGGGATACCGCTCCCGCCAGCCGGCCAGGCGCTCGGCGAGGATCTCGCGGCCTTCGGCTTCCCGCTCGTGCCAGTCCATCCCGAGGATCGGGAACACCGCTACGTCGCTCCAGACGTGCAGCGCCACCAGCCCGACGCCGCGGCGGGAGGCCTCGTCGAAGGCCAGCGCCGTCGCCTCCTCCGAGGCGGGCGACCCGTCGATCCCGAGCAGCACCGGCGCCCCCGGGCCGGGGGCGGCATCGGAATGGATGACCGCGACCGGGCAGTGCGCGTAATGGAGCAGACCCGCGGTCACCGAACCCAGCAGCAGTCGTCCCAGCGCACTCATCCCCTGGCTGCCGGCCACGACCATCCACGCCCCCTCCGAAGCGTCGACCAGGGCCGGAATCACGCCGGAATACACCAGCTGCGTGCGGATCTCGGGCGGCTCGGCGCCGCCCGGGCCGGCGGTCAGCGCCCCGCGGGCCCGCTCGAGGACGCGCTGCGCCTCTTCCTGCTGCCATTCGGGGATGTCGGCGTACAGCTGGCCGACCGGCCACCCGACGACCACGGGCTGCACGGCGTGGAACAGGGTGACGGGCAACCCGCGCAGGGTGGCCTCGCGTGCCCCCCAGGCCACGGCGGCATCGGATGCCGCCGACCCGTCGACGCACACCAGCACGCCGAATTCCGTTG is part of the Mycobacterium sp. HUMS_12744610 genome and encodes:
- the otsB gene encoding trehalose-phosphatase, which codes for MVAEGGAGAVQVCDSTVPLLRRLREVGAATAVCSTTRECATALRAAGVAELVDVLIDDDLDGKHRPAILTDMAGHLGVRPVRCVVIGRDADGVRAGRDGGFGLVLGLQRNGHADELLEAGADTVVADLAEISVRRGGTDMPAIADALQVYNQLKELVATRRPAVFLDFDGTLSEIVARPDAATPVDGAADALRALSAQCPVAVISGRDLADVRGRVGVDGLWYAGSHGFELSAPDGTHHENPDAAGVVDALADAAKRLVETLGDVSGIMVEHKRFAVAVHYRNADPADIDRIIAAVRSLGRSEGFRVTSGRKVVELRPDIDWNKGATLDWLLQRIDGHGDGIDGAAGPDAVLPIYIGDDITDEDAFDALQFDGVGIVVRHDENGDRPSAALFSLENPLAVCEFLRRLAADLRQNAATEADDPWQLVYEGYDPGGERLREALCTVGNGYVATRGCAAEAAASESHYPGTYAAGVYNQLDDVVAGRAIENESLVNLPNWLALTFRVNGSAWFHIDAAELLSYRQTFDLRHATLTRTLRFRDDAGQISTLTQQRFASMHEPHLLAMRTTLEAENWSGTVEFRSLLDGAVGNTMVERYRSLSSIHLTGAAIDEVGSGSVILRTETSQSRIAIAVAARSTVWSEDGLADAQYTAVRESNRGGHDIRVALSAGQSLTCEKVVTIFTGRDAAISEPATSARQYLDAAGRYAELHEQHARAWARLWEQCNIGLSDNVVAVRVLRLHLVHLLQTLSPHTAELDAGVPARGLHGEAYRGHVFWDSLFVSPVLSVRLPNVARSLLQYRYRRLPEARRAARRAGYRGAMIPWQSGSDGREVSQEVHLNPQSGRWIPDASARAHHVGLAIAYNVWQHYQVTGDRQYLVDYGAEMLVEIARFWVGLAKFDDSRGRYTIRGVIGPDEFHSGYPGKEYDGIDNNAYTNVMAVWVILRAMDALDLLTLRDRLDLVAKVGLRAEELERWQHVTRRMFVPFHDTDDGIVISQFEGYPELAELDWDRYRQRYGNIQRLDRILEAEGDSVNNYQASKQADALMLLYLLSSDELLGLFGRLGYRFAPEQIPKTVDYYLARTSDGSTLSAVVHAWVLARAKRHRAMRYFVQVLSSDVLDIQGGTTSEGIHLAAMAGSIDLLQRCFTGLETRDDRLILNPHWPERLGPIEFPFLYRGQRLHLRISGRVGALTSEAKNARPVLVECRGRVQQLLPGHRLEVQ
- a CDS encoding universal stress protein, which gives rise to MADKSTEFGVLVCVDGSAASDAAVAWGAREATLRGLPVTLFHAVQPVVVGWPVGQLYADIPEWQQEEAQRVLERARGALTAGPGGAEPPEIRTQLVYSGVIPALVDASEGAWMVVAGSQGMSALGRLLLGSVTAGLLHYAHCPVAVIHSDAAPGPGAPVLLGIDGSPASEEATALAFDEASRRGVGLVALHVWSDVAVFPILGMDWHEREAEGREILAERLAGWRERYPDVAVERKLFCDKPAHWLLQESEGAQLVVLGSRGRGGFPGMLLGSVSSAVAQSARVPVVVVR
- a CDS encoding universal stress protein, encoding MNQPAQRIVVGIDGSDAAINAARWALTEAVGRNIALRLVHAVPDRRADGGTADDGLEVEYAETSLRAADAALQALGEPVKVESDIVRGSPESALLDESRGAAMVCVGSVGIGRIASKVLGSTADALARGAPCPVAIIRCDRDAAEPGPAPDPGYVAVVVDDTPGNDAVLEHGFREARLRGAPVLAMGVWRWGLGEIPYRQLEHRLGPWVSRYPEVHVMPAAARRGAAEFLAHTQEPVRLAVVGADDADKVARLVGPTGRAHGHAVCSVLVVR